From the genome of Amycolatopsis sp. NBC_01488, one region includes:
- the proB gene encoding glutamate 5-kinase, with translation MSGTREAIASARRLVVKVGSSALTTAGSGLDVARLDALVDAIAERVARDAQIVLVSSGAIGAGLAPLSLGKRPRDLATQQAAASVGQLTLAHAYAESFGRFSLTVGQVLLTSDDVVRRSHYRNAQRTFSRLLALGAVPVVNENDTVATEEIRFGDNDRLAALVAHLIGADALILLSDVDGLYDGDPREGATRKLTEVLSESDVDGISVGMSSSGLGTGGMVSKLAAARTAAGAGIPVLLAAASEASAALTTASPGTAFAPADTRLSARRFWLGYAADTTGKLHLDDGAVTAVVRRRRSLLAAGIIGVSGEFQAGDVVDLVDAKDRPVARGVVAFDATELPDLIGRSTPELPPEQRREVVHADDLVPLRR, from the coding sequence GTGAGCGGCACGCGGGAAGCCATCGCCTCGGCCCGGCGCCTGGTCGTCAAGGTCGGCTCGTCGGCGCTGACCACGGCCGGCAGCGGCCTCGACGTGGCTCGGCTGGACGCGCTGGTCGACGCGATCGCCGAGCGCGTCGCCCGCGACGCGCAGATCGTGCTCGTGTCCTCGGGTGCGATCGGCGCCGGGCTGGCGCCGCTTTCGCTCGGCAAGCGTCCCCGCGACCTCGCGACCCAGCAGGCGGCGGCGAGCGTCGGCCAGCTGACGCTGGCGCACGCGTACGCGGAGTCGTTCGGCCGGTTTTCGCTGACGGTCGGCCAGGTGCTCCTGACGTCCGACGACGTCGTCCGCCGGTCGCACTACCGCAACGCGCAGCGGACGTTCTCGCGGCTGCTGGCCCTGGGCGCGGTCCCGGTGGTCAACGAGAACGACACGGTGGCCACGGAGGAAATCCGCTTCGGCGACAACGACCGCCTGGCGGCGCTGGTGGCCCACCTGATCGGCGCGGACGCGCTGATCCTGCTGTCCGATGTGGACGGCCTCTACGACGGCGACCCCCGCGAGGGCGCCACCCGCAAGCTCACCGAGGTCCTCTCGGAGTCCGATGTGGACGGGATCTCGGTCGGCATGTCCAGCTCCGGCCTGGGAACGGGCGGCATGGTGTCGAAGCTGGCGGCGGCCCGCACAGCGGCGGGCGCGGGCATCCCGGTCCTGCTGGCGGCGGCTTCGGAAGCTTCTGCCGCGTTGACAACGGCTTCCCCGGGCACGGCGTTCGCCCCGGCGGACACGCGCCTGTCGGCCCGCAGGTTCTGGCTGGGTTACGCGGCGGACACGACGGGCAAGCTCCACCTGGACGACGGCGCGGTAACGGCGGTGGTCCGCCGCCGCAGGTCGTTGCTGGCGGCGGGAATCATCGGCGTCTCAGGCGAATTCCAGGCCGGCGACGTGGTCGACCTGGTGGACGCGAAGGACCGCCCGGTAGCCCGCGGAGTGGTGGCCTTCGACGCGACGGAACTCCCGGACCTGATCGGCCGCTCAACCCCCGAGCTGCCGCCCGAACAACGCCGCGAGGTAGTCCACGCCGACGACCTCGTCCCCCTCCGCCGCTAA
- a CDS encoding SDR family NAD(P)-dependent oxidoreductase translates to MSIALVAGGTSGIGLATARRLHEQGYDVHVTGRGKERLDDVALSDPELTGHQADGGDASAMAALAESLGTVDVLVVSLSGAEGMGPIASLDLAMLRRAFDAKFWAHLTTIQAVLPHLAADGSITLLGAISAHAAMPGTAGIAALNAAVEALVKPLAVELAPRRVNAVSPGVVDTAWWSGFPAEVREGFFAQTAASIPCRRVATADDVAEVVALAATNRNLSGTILEADGGARLVSVG, encoded by the coding sequence ATGAGCATCGCTCTCGTCGCCGGCGGCACTTCGGGCATCGGCCTGGCGACCGCGCGGCGGTTGCACGAGCAGGGTTACGACGTCCACGTGACCGGGCGCGGCAAGGAACGCCTCGACGACGTCGCTCTCAGTGATCCGGAGCTGACCGGCCACCAGGCCGACGGCGGCGACGCCTCGGCGATGGCCGCGCTGGCGGAGTCGCTGGGCACGGTCGACGTGCTGGTGGTGAGCCTGTCCGGCGCCGAAGGGATGGGGCCGATCGCGTCGCTGGACCTGGCGATGCTGCGGCGGGCGTTCGACGCGAAGTTCTGGGCGCACCTGACGACGATCCAGGCGGTGCTGCCGCACCTGGCCGCGGACGGGTCGATCACGCTGCTGGGCGCGATCAGCGCGCACGCGGCGATGCCGGGGACGGCGGGCATCGCCGCGCTGAACGCGGCAGTGGAAGCGCTGGTCAAGCCGCTCGCGGTCGAACTGGCGCCGCGGCGGGTGAACGCGGTTTCGCCGGGCGTCGTGGACACGGCGTGGTGGAGCGGCTTCCCGGCGGAGGTGCGGGAAGGGTTCTTCGCGCAGACGGCGGCTTCGATCCCGTGCCGCCGCGTGGCGACGGCGGACGACGTGGCGGAGGTCGTGGCGCTGGCGGCGACGAACCGCAACCTGAGCGGCACGATCCTGGAAGCCGACGGCGGCGCCCGCCTGGTCTCGGTGGGCTGA
- a CDS encoding TetR/AcrR family transcriptional regulator: MTDQSRPGRKRSEQSRLAILTATLDLVAEAGYGALTVEGIAARSGVGKQTIYRWWPSKADVLLDALATKADLYVPIPDEGTFRADLAAFLGSTFELGEKAQVADTLRALMAQAQIDPGFGKRFREDFLNRRREALGTLVDRARERGELPAEVSSRTVIDVVFGTLWYRLLATREPIGTSLTGELVALLADHGASTAEIR, encoded by the coding sequence ATGACCGACCAGTCCCGTCCCGGACGCAAGCGCAGCGAACAGAGCCGGCTGGCGATCCTCACCGCCACACTCGACCTGGTCGCCGAGGCGGGCTACGGCGCGCTGACCGTCGAAGGCATCGCCGCCCGCTCCGGCGTCGGCAAGCAGACGATCTACCGCTGGTGGCCGTCGAAGGCCGACGTCCTGCTCGACGCGCTCGCGACGAAGGCGGACCTGTACGTGCCGATCCCCGACGAGGGGACGTTCCGCGCCGACCTTGCCGCGTTCCTGGGCAGCACGTTCGAACTGGGCGAGAAAGCGCAGGTCGCGGACACACTGCGCGCGCTGATGGCGCAGGCGCAGATCGACCCCGGCTTCGGGAAGCGGTTCCGCGAAGACTTCCTCAACCGCCGCCGCGAAGCGCTCGGCACCCTCGTCGACCGCGCCCGCGAGCGCGGCGAACTGCCCGCGGAAGTCAGCTCCCGCACCGTGATCGACGTCGTGTTCGGCACGCTCTGGTACCGGCTCCTCGCGACGCGGGAGCCGATCGGCACCAGCCTGACCGGGGAACTGGTGGCGCTACTGGCCGATCACGGCGCCTCGACCGCCGAAATCCGGTAG